TCCCTGGGCCCTTTCTGGATCATGGCACAGATCAGACTCTCAAAACACAGTGACTCCGTCTCAACAGAAGGGTGTGTCTGGGGGGTACAGTTCACCTCTTTGCCTGGGGCTCAACCAAGGAAGCTGTTGGTCTGGCTGTTGGAGGAACCCGTGTCTCAGTGCCACGAGTCATGTCTGGTGGGGTGGCCTGGgagaaatatttatgtttaagGCAGACTTGAGGATCTACTCCCCTGGACATACCTTGCTGAAGACGCTTCTCAATGGGGCAAATTCTCTTACACCTTTGACATCACTGGCGTGCTCAGTGAGCACGTGGGGTGAGGAGAAATGGGgggagaatgggggggggggacctgcaGACCCCGCCCGGCTCCAGGATCAGAATGCTGGGGATCCTGGAGGAGTGACCAGCCATGTTACTAGGAAGAATGGACATCCCCGACGTTGAGAGTCTACAGGCACGGTTAGgccttttcccttctgtttcctgCTGAGCTAAGCTCGGCCATATGCGTGGTTGATGCCAAGGTGCCAGGCTTTCGAGATGGGGTGCTGGGGCACCCCCACCTGTCGGCGTGCACGATGGTCCTGGCTCTGGCCCTCGGTTCTCATCTCCCAGCGTGGGTGGAGCGCCCCCTTGTGGGGGCGGACGAGTGTGACGGTACAGGAAGGGCCTGAGGAAGCTCTGGGCCCCGCAGGAAGGTTCCAGGatccaggaggggagagaggggcccGGCTGGCCGGCCAGGCCGGGGCGGAGCCTGACAGGGAGTGCCTCGCCCGGAAGGGAGGGCAAAGGGCTACGTCGCCGCCTGCCCCACCCCACTGACAAGAGTCCCAGTCACCGGCCACGCTCTCTGTCCTGGGGCCCTAGAGGGGTAAGTGTCCTTCTGAAACCCTCCCTGTCTCTTTCCTGCGGTTTGGGTGGGAACTTCTTTCCTCCTTGAGGGGCCAAACGCCCCATCCCCTCTGCTTAGCCTTGTGCCAGGCAGGGGGCCACAGCTGCCACCCCTCAGCGTGGCCCAGTCCCCCTGCATTACTTTCAGAGGCCCAGGAGAGGcggtgggggatgggaaggaggaaggaggcaggaagagaaagttcCAGACCCCTCCTCCGCTGACATTAGCATCAGAGCCAAGGGAAGCCCAGAAGCGGGACACCTCATCTAGACAAGCTCTAgatccccactccctcctctGTCACCCTACAACAGAGCCCAGAATCCCAAGTGGCTGGAGCACTGGGGGACGCCCAGACAGAGCCCTCGCTGGACCAAGTCCTCCAGGAGCGGGATGAAGCCATTGCCAAGTGAGAGGCAGAtgcttgtggggggtgggggggtgttgggAGGGCAGTGGATGGTTCACCCTCAGGGCTCCGTCCTGCTAGAGGAGAGGAGGTGAGAAGTCAGGTGTTCCCGCAAGGAAAGCCACGGAAACGCTCACCCTGTCACAAGGCAGGGGGCTGTGTCCATGCAGCAGATGCGCGGGGTTCAAGCCTCGTGCCACTGTCCCCGCCACCTGCAGGAAGCAGGCACTGGAGGCCGAGCTGGACACATGCAAAGCCAAGTTGCGCGCCGTGGAGGCCCAGCTGCTGGAGGTCCtggaggagaaactgaggctgaggcaggaggTGGAGGCCTGGGAGGTAGTGTGGGAATGCCAGCCGGGCCAGGGAGCcatggggagaaggcagagggcacAGGGTCGGCCCTGAACCTGCTCTCCCGCCCCCAGGAGGACATGCAGCAGCTGGTGAGGCAGCGGGTCGAGAGTCAGCTGCGGAGAGAGTCCAGGGGCACTCTGGGCACCCCCCTGGGCCCCCGAACTGCGAGGGTCCCCTGGGTCCGGTTCCCCCTGGGTCGGTGGGGACGCTGGCGATGACAGAGCTCAGCCCGGGACCTTGGCAGCAGAGTCTTTATTCATTAAAGCTTGAGGTCTGACCACCTCCGTCCCCTCGCGCTCTCTCGGTGCCCGCCCGAGTCCTTTTGCGCAGAAACATGGAGGGGGCCACAGTGCCTGGAAGCCGGGGGTTTCCTGTTTCCTCTCGTCAGCCACTCTTAGGCCAGGAAGCCTCGGATGGCAGCCACAAAGTCCTGGGGGCAGTCGGCATGGACCCAGTGGCCGGCATGGGGCACCGTCTGCATCTGGGCTCGTGGGAAGAGCCGCCTGATCTCAGCGTGGTGGCTGGGGCTGTCCGTCGGAGAAGGCCGCGCCAAAGGGGTCAAAGTGGGAGgtaggagagacacagagaagcgGAAGAGAGCAGGGAGACAAGAGCACATGAGCCCACACGCCCAGGGGTGTTTCTGGATTCTCAGGCACCCCCTGCCCACACCGAAGCCCTCCCCAAGGATCCCTAGGCTGGGACCCCTCCCACCACCGCCGCTGAAACTAACTTACAGCACATATTTTGAGTTTCCACCCAGGAGGAAGAGGGTTGGCCCAGGGTAAGATTCTTGTCGTGGTGGGAAAGCCATGATCTTGTCCAAATGCTGGGCCAGTGCTTCCAAGTTCACCCTCCACACGAAACGTCCACCTGCCTCCACTAGGTTGGTGAGCAGGAACTGACGCTCAGCCAAGTCCTGGAGGGGGTGGGTCCggtagttgggggaggggagtctcCAGGGACCTTGACAGGTCCCAGCCCACAACACCACCAGGGAATGGGTGTGTTACTTGGATAACAGTGCTGAGCTGCTCGTCGGCCAGCTTTCGGGCAGAGGAGCGGGGCACCCCATCCGGGATGTCTACAGCCCTCATGGCGGCCATGTAGGACGGGAAGTTGGAGCTCGGTGTGGTCTGCACTGGGCTGATGTCCACAGCAACCAGGCGTTCTACCAGCTCCGGCTGTTTAAGAGAACCACACTTGGGACCGGCCTTACGGTAGGCACGGTTGAGTCTCAGGCAGGGTTCCCAGATCCTGAATCTGGCCATCCAAGGCTTGGCTGAGTCCCAGGTCCACCGCTGGGTACTCAGGGTCCACACTGGATGCGGGGGAAGCCTCACCCACCCTCTGGAGTGCCAGCAACATGGCTGTCTTGCCTCCCATGCTGTGGCCAATGAGGACGCAGGGCACGAGGCCCAGCTGGGACAGGAGGTCCTGCAGGTCCTGGCTCATGGCCTCGTAGCTCACGTCTGGGCTGTGGGGGCTGTCACCATGGTTCCGTGCATCCACCGTGAGCACCTACGGAATGGAGAGAGGGCGGGCAGAGCCGGCATCCATGTTCCGGGCACAGACAGCCCAAGGCGCGGCATTCCTGCGGGCTGAGGGGCCTAGAGAGGCCCGGGGGAAAGGTCGTGAAATGGAAAAGCGGCCCCGATGGTGAGAGGGCCCAGTTCTCAGACCTAGGAGGCCCGATGGAGGACCTGGGGCTGCTCCGCCAGAGAAGAGAAGGCCCAAGGAGCATGACTGTGTCTCTGAaggtttggcctggcagggtgaccACCCAGAGAAAGCAGGTGCCAAGAATTTCCTCCATAAGGAACCCTGGCCCCCTTGACCACCGCACCCCTGGACGGCTGAGCTCAGCGTGGAGCACGCACGCACGGCAGCTCTCACACATGAAGGACTGGGTGGGGGCAAGCACGGGAAGGACGGGGGTCCACACCTAGGGCCCCGGTGTGTCCTGCGGCCTCCGTCCCCTTCCCCACGCCGGCCTGGGGACGGGCCACGCCTCCGCGGGGCCCCGCCTCTCCCGGAAGCTCACCCTTCGGCCGGTCTGCTGGGCGAGGGCCTTGGCGATGGAGCTGAAGTTGGTCTTGGAGCCGAAGAGCCCGTGCAGGAACACCAGGGCCGGGCGCGCCGCCTCTCCGTCCAGAAGCTTGTAGGAAAGCCGCACCGACCTGCAGGGAGGCGCGAGGGCGGTGGAGGGGTCTAAGCCGGCTGGGGAAGGGGTTCCGGGGagcggccggggcgggggcgggcgcaGACGGAGGAGGCGGGGCCGCCGCGGCCGGACTGACCGGGGAGGAACGACGGACAGCCTCCCACGTGGCGCCCTTGACTGACCTCGGCTCGGCGCCGCTTCGGCCACTGCTGCTGGGTGCGACGGGCACCCTGCAGAAGCTGAGGCTGCAGGGGCCGAGCCCCCTAAGGGGGAGCCTCCAGGAGCGGGTCCAGCGGAGCATGCCCGGGGAAAGGCTACCGGCGCTCACCGCCGCGGGTCCCCCCTCGCTCCGCCTCCTGCCTTCGCTCAGGACCCCGCCCAGTTCCGACTGTAGCCCcgccctcttcccctcccactaGCACGGACTACCCCGCCCTCGCCCTCGTTTCCTTACGTAATCCCAGGGTACAGTCTGGTCCCCCAGCTCCGCCCCCTACGTCATTACGCTATCCCCGCAGCCTCCGCGCCGGCAGGCGGGAGAACCGCCCCTGACCACGCCCCGGGCGGAGCCGCCTTGTTCTCCGGTTACGCCCCCGCGAAGCTCCGCCCAGCCTCTTCCGGCGTCGTAGCCTCGTGGCGAATCAGGGTCCTGGGGCGTGGGAGTCCCATCCCCGCCGCTCGCAGCGTCGGGGATTTGGGGCGCGCGCGCTTTGGGCGCGGGTGGGGCAGGTCCCTTGGCGAGCCGAGGAGGTCCGGCCTtggcccgcgcccgccccgcagctggcctgctcctctgccttcaCGCACCGCCTTGGGTGGGCGTCATACCTTCAGTGCCGCGGGCGGGCGCGGAGGGGCGCCGTGCTGCCCAGCCGGGGGCCCCGGCAGGCCGGGTGGTGCCCCTCTTCCCCATCCTGAAGTCCTCGACTGGAGAGGTCATCAGCCACTCTCCACGCCCGccctttacagatggggaaactgaggcaaatggCTGCACAAGCGGCAGAACCAGAATCGCTGATGTGACgttctttccccccccccccggtccgTGTCTCCCACCACCCACCCTGACCATCCTACCGGCTCTTGCACCCATGCTTCCTATGAACTCCCCAACCCGAAAACTGCATCTGCACACCTGCCTTTTACTCTCCGGCCCCAGGactccctctgctggctgctgcGGGGGCCTTCCGGAGAGCCAATGGCCCAACTCCTGCACGGCTTTATAGAGGTCCAGGATAACGGCCACCTCCTCAAAAGCCTTCCCGGATTTTCCCAGTTGAACCTCATCTCTTCCAGCCCATGTTCTCAAAGCTGGCTTTCTCTGTGTCCACCGCAGTCTGGGAGCTCCTGGCGGACTGGAGACacgtttttgtttatctggggcAAAGTGCAATGGTAATCATTTTACTGAATGATTGTGAAGAGATTCCAGGCACTAGCTGAGGCTTAGGTGAAGGCTTAGGTGAAGGTCCACCTAAGGGCCTGGGTCAGTGCCCCTTGCAGGAGATGACATCTGGACCAGCCAGGCCTCTCCCTCTTCAGGGCAGGCCTGATGGAGTTAAGACCTGTAGGATGCATCTGAACTCCAAGGTGTTATAAATACCTTGCCCAATAAGATGGCTCCCACCTTGAGTCAGCCCGGGGACTGGCAGTTGTTTTGTTCTAATGAGAGAAGGGCTTTGAggtcacggggtgggggggtgggggggggatgctAAGCACACCAGGTGGTGTGATGGTTTGTTGCCAGAATAGTCGTTAGGGGACTGATGAGCACATCTGAGCCCTGGATGGGGGCTGGACCAAGGCATGGGAGGGGTCCTTGGAGGAGACATAAAGCAAGTGTTTTTCTAGAATTGGTGgatgaaggggcagggggtggacaTAACGTTGGTGATTCAGAAGGTTAATATTCCAAacgtggttttattttattttttttaagattttttaaaaaatttgtttatttgacagacagagatcacaagtagatggagaggcaggcagagagagagagggaagtaggctccctgctgagcagagagcccgatgcggggctcgatcccaggaccctgagatcatgacctgagccgaaggcagcggctttacccactgagccacccaggttccccccaaATGTGGTTTTAAAccaccctccacctcctccccagcctgCTGTCTAGCCAGGCAACCTGAGCCTGGCCCGTGACCCTGGACCATCTGCTCAGAGCCCTGGGTCTGTGGCAGAAGCAGTCTGGAGACATTCCTGAGACCTGGCCAAAGCCCCATCACGTGGCTGGTTGGGGCCTGGGAGCAAGCGGAAAAACCAGTTGGCTTGAGGTTTCCACTTTGGAGCAAGCGGTGGGGCCTGGGTAGGGGAGGTTGCCACCTGGGAAGAACTCTGGTGTTGGTGTGTTGGGGAGGGGTCAAAATGGGGGCTGCCCACCCTTCCCCAGCTTGTTTAGGAACCGGCTAACTCCTAACTGGTCTGTGAGGGTCTCTcttggagtggggggggggggtgtccagcccttggaggtggggggaggcctTCTGGAGCCCCCTGATATGCTGAGgtcatgtgggggagggggcaaaggggCGTGAATGAGATGGCCCTGGCAGTCTTTGTTCCCAGCATCCCGGCTCCCAGCCGTCCCCAGGTCCCTGTGAACTGGGAGGGTGTTGTCATCCTCATTTGACTGCTGAGAAAATGGAGGCGCGGGAGGGGAGTAACCCAGCTCCAGCCGCTGAGCACGTGCGTGGCCCAACCCGAATTCCTTCCCAGGAATTTGACTCCTCGTGCAGTGCTCCCGGTAGTCCCCGCCCTTCTGGCTGGGAATCCGAGGCCTCCGAAGGGGTGCGGCCGGCGGCGGCAGGGCGGAAGGGGTTAAGACCGGGAGGCAGGCGGGTCTCCCGTCGCCGCACCTGGCTCAGTATCGGTCACGTGGCCGGGGTTTCAcctgccccgctgagcagggacaaTCAGGCCGCTTGTTTCCAGGTTGGTCGCCATGGTGACAGGAGTGTGCCAGGGGAGGTCAGCCGGGCAAATTCCTGCCTGCCGGCCGGGTGGGGCCGGAGTGTCCGTCGTGCCGTGGCGGGGCTCCCAGGAGACCCCTCGAGGCTTCCCCACGGCGGGGGGGGCCACTAGGTGATTCCGCGCCCAGCCTCCTCCTGTCGGGGCCACTCAGCCTTCTCCGATTTGGATCCGGAGTTTTTTAAGCTGCGGGGACTTTTCTGTGCAGTACCTTGTTCAGTCCCCATCGCAGCCTTTCCCACAGGGGCACGGTGGTCGCGGTGCCTCCCCCAGACTCACCGAGCACTTCCGGAACGTTCCCTTTTTCCTTCATCGCTTCAAAAATAACAGCTGCTTTGGAGAAAGTATGCACCTTTCTAGACAGCCCTGAAGAAGGCGAGAAACTCAGGAACCACACGGCAGTGCATGGTGGGGAgtacttcttttcttcctggcaGGTGCGGGAGACCCACTGATACTGATAAAAGGCAGGGAGTGCACAGGGCCCAGAACATCTCTGGGCCCCCTCGCAGCCACCTGcaggccccctcccctctgagcTTCCCACCAGGCCACACACCTTCATGTCCTGCTTTGCTCCCCTCACTCCTCTGCTCCAGAAAGGCCCGCAGGCCCTGCTGGCTGCAACCCTGCCAACGCTtttcccacctccagccccatGTGCACGCTGTACCCCCAGTCACAGCCTCCTGGAAAGCATAGATCTTAAAGAAGGGGGGTGAGGAGTCTGGGTGGCAAGCCGGGCGGAGTGGGTGGACCCAGCCCACTCCATTCCCCTGGGAAAAACACCAACCCGCAGGGGACACTGcagccccccccccatctgcaTTTGGGACCCTttacttattgagcacctactatgtgctaggcactggggtTCCAAGGATGACCCCAGATCCACTCACAGACCTGACAGTCTGGTGGGGAGGATCAGATGTGTAATCGCACACGCAGTAAATAGGCAAAGAAAggcggagagagaaagaaggggtgcCTCTGGCCCTGGGGCCAGGTAGTGCCAATGTGCAGAAGGGTTGCTTGAATGGAGGTCGGAAAGATGAGTAGGAGTCGGGGCAGGTGAAGGGCTTACAGTGGAGGAGGTTGTTCTGGAAGTTGGGACCATCACTGCAATGGCCgagccctcccctctcccaaggCAGAATTTGGGAATCATTCTAGGGGCATCTTCCTTACCTCCCCTGCCACCACTCAATCTCTCCCCCAGTTGCTATGGATTTTTATCTTCCAAATAACTCTGATATCCATTCTCTGATGTCCACATCCACGACCCCGTCCCTTC
The sequence above is a segment of the Mustela lutreola isolate mMusLut2 chromosome 17, mMusLut2.pri, whole genome shotgun sequence genome. Coding sequences within it:
- the LOC131819404 gene encoding uncharacterized protein LOC131819404 produces the protein MDIPDVESLQARKGLRKLWAPQEGSRIQEGREGPGWPARPGRSLTGSASPGREGKGLRRRLPHPTDKSPSHRPRSLSWGPRGSPESQVAGALGDAQTEPSLDQVLQERDEAIAKKQALEAELDTCKAKLRAVEAQLLEVLEEKLRLRQEVEAWEEDMQQLVRQRVESQLRRESRGTLGTPLGPRTARVPWVRFPLGRWGRWR
- the ABHD11 gene encoding protein ABHD11; the protein is MLRWTRSWRLPLRGLGPCSLSFCRVPVAPSSSGRSGAEPRSVRLSYKLLDGEAARPALVFLHGLFGSKTNFSSIAKALAQQTGRRVLTVDARNHGDSPHSPDVSYEAMSQDLQDLLSQLGLVPCVLIGHSMGGKTAMLLALQRPELVERLVAVDISPVQTTPSSNFPSYMAAMRAVDIPDGVPRSSARKLADEQLSTVIQDLAERQFLLTNLVEAGGRFVWRVNLEALAQHLDKIMAFPPRQESYPGPTLFLLGGNSKYVLPSHHAEIRRLFPRAQMQTVPHAGHWVHADCPQDFVAAIRGFLA